The DNA sequence TGCTTGTTGATCGCGCTGAACACGTGATTGGCGCCTCCAGTCTTAGACACGACGCGCATGTCAAATGTTCGAGCAGAAGCGACGCCACCGCCAACACGGGAAAATGAAATGCTGTCGGTTTTAGAAAAGTCGATGAGGATGGGTTGTTTGGAGATGAAAATGAGACCCTTTTCAAGAAAGTATAGTTCCCCTTGAACGGCCTTGACATTGGCTCTAATGCCGTTGAGGCCTTGAGCGCTAAGGAGAGGATTAGCGCGTGCTTGCACGGTAAAAGGTGGAAAGGAGCTTACTTTCTCAAGCTTCCTGGAGGTGTCACCTTCTTTCCAGTCAACGCTTTGAGCACACGAGAGACGACCTGGAAGGTTGTCGCCTCATAAGTCTTCTCCAAGTCAGGGTATTGTGTGAGCTCCTCGCTTGAAATGGTCAGTACATGTCACTCGAACTAACAATGTGACTCACTCCGTGAGGTTAAGTTCCGCATTGACGACTTCATCCTTGGGCCACTGTGCGACAAGGAAGGGATATCGAGTAGCACCCTGTCGAATGGGAGGGTCGAGACCAAGAACAAGCTGAACGTGGAGGTCGTCGAGCttgggaaggaggaagattCGGTGGATAGAGCTGAAGGGGACTCGGTGGTCGGTGGATTTACCGACAAGTCGGATAGAATCAGTGTAAACTTCGATAGAAAATCGGCCTCTGCAAGTAAGTTAGTGACCGTGTCCAAGAGATATCAAATGGAGGAACTTACCTGGGCGTCAAGATCAAGCAGTCTTCAAACACCACAATGCTATCCCCGACGACAGCTCCAATATCcgccttctccttgatTAAACTGTGGAACGCATCCGCAGCGCTGACTTCATTCCCTTCCTCATCCAATTCAGTCTCCTCGCCACCACTACCAGCATCGCTACCAGCCATTTTCATACTCTTTCCAGGAATGTAGAAACGCATCTCGACCATTTCATCAGGAGGGCGCTTATTGAGGTCTTTGGGATCAAATTTGTagttggaagaagggttgAATTCTAGAGCGACTTCGTTCTTGCCGGCAATGTTGGAGTTCGCGACTTGGGAGAGTGGAACATCGAATGCAGTTTTTCCTTGAACTTGGAAGACGAGATCAGTCCCTATCGTATTGTTAGCGGCTGCGAGATCGATCGGATGGATGAAATTGCACACACCTTTCACTTGCGCCTCACCCCAGTTCCATCCCTTCAAACTCGTATCTCTCGTCTCAAGCGTGATGTTGAAATATTCTTGGAGAGTTCGCTTGATCTTATCCAAGTCCTGCGAAAGAGTCAGATGTGAGCTATGACAATAGCTATGTCAAAATTCGCCACTCACATCTCTCTTGAAACCGTCAAATGAGATCCGAGGCTTTTCAGAGTTTCGCATACCCAGTCGAAGCTGAAAATGACGAGCGACTCTAGGCAGCAATCAGCAGGGCAGAGTTTATGAATAAATGGATGTCAATTTGACTCACCGGAACCATGTGGCATGTCTGATATCAGATCCATTATATGTTGTAGGGTTGTTCTCCTCGCTCTGGTACGCCTTCCAGCCAAATCCAACGGGATTAAAACGGAGCTCTACAATGCAGTGTCAGCTTTTCGTCTCTAGCTCAATCGAACACGGGATGTTAAGAGAGGATCGTGGAAAGACGGTGATGATTGAGAACCATTGAAAAAGCTCATTAAGATCAATCCGGTCACCATCTATGGTGCTCAAAGCGCACCATCTGGCTTGCACAGACCCCATGACAACCAATCTCTGTCCGAAAATCCATCGGACACCAATAAATCCCCTTCACAGTCCATGAATTGCATATATATCCCATCGTTGTTTTTGAAGCCCGTCGAAACTCACTTCCCAAGTCGGCAGAATCACCGTGAAAGACTAATTAACCCCGTCAGATTCTGCACTCCACATCATCTGGGGTACCCACTGTTTTCAAATGTCACTGTGGACATACTACTAATAGCTGCTGGTGACTTTTGGAGGTGAATGTGTAGTATTAGGAGAATTAAAGTAAGTTATTTGTAGAAAAGGTGAAAAGCAAGGATCAACGCGACGAGCTGAGCTCATGTTAACGCAAACGCGTTAAAATGATAATAATTGGCCGGACGCGTCAGTGTGGCACTTCTTGCAAAAGGTCACATCATGATCGATTCTTCAGCGACTTTCGTTGTTCCGCTTGTAGACTATACATCGAGTCCACTAGGCAGCACCGAAGTTGTGGGAGAGAGAAGCATTATATAATAATGGAAACTTAAAGTCAATTACTGTTGACTCACACATTACATTAATTGCATATACCCTCTGTGGAAGTTGGTcgggggggggggggcAATTCGTTCGGCGGGTGTCCCAAAACTTTCGAAGGCATGTAATCTAAAGGATACAGCGTAAACTTAGTAAATTGCCTCAACAGGAGGGAATACTTGACCGAGGGGATACAAGTGAGAAGTTAATGGAGGTAAATCGAAGCGATCAAGATTGCATGAAAATATCCACAAGTCTATCTACCAATTCTTATTATACCTCATAAGACATTGGTTCCGTCCGATTGTCTCCATTCCGGTGACAAGGAATTTGCTCGGGGACTCACATTCGTAGTAACATCTAGGGCAAGAAAGCTTGAGTACATCAGCTGCAAACTTAGCTTTGAGTTGGAGACGTTGTTGCAGGTCAATGGTGCAAAATCTTCAAGGGGGATCTGGAAGAAAGATGGACAGAAGGACAATAACAGCAACAGGAACAATCCAGTGGACCATAGAGGTCGAGACTTGGATGACTGAAACCAGGCTGTTTATCACCTGGAATGCTTCAGGACAGTCTTCGCAACGACGACAACGACGGCCCGATTTGAGGTGGTGGTAGAGGGATTGCTGTCAATAAAGGCCAAAAGTTGCAGTGCGTTTACTCATTTGCTGTCGAGCGGTGATAGGGATTGTCAATAAAATAGCGAACATTGGCAGCATGACATACTTGGGGGGGGTGGGAATTAGAAATAGATAGAGGCGACGCATTTTCGGATCAAATCGCGTCGAGAGTGCATGCGTAGAAACAAAAGGGAGCAAACATCCGCCCGGCGCGCCCCCTCCCACCGGGCCGCTGTCGAGCGGTGTGACGCCCCCGCATGTGCGAACGATAAAGCGGACGGATGCGTGACtacagaagaagaggacgaaTAAGTAGGAAGCGATATTCATGAGTGGGAGAAAAAGGGGAACATGAGATGAAAGACGGATTGAGTGATAAACAACGGTCATGGGGTAGACTGACAGGATACATCGCAAGGCCGGAACGCCGAGGATTACTGATATTTACCAAAGCAATGAAAATCCAAAAGAGATGCACTAATTCCGAGTATTACTCGTTCGCAATTCATAAGCATGGGCGATCCGCTTTTAAGAAGGACGAACCAGGATGGTCGTCTTTTTTGGCGACCGGTTGAACATGTCTTGTAATGGCCATTGGTAAATGGTAAGAATGCATAGGGACATGGTTTCGCAAAGGGCCAGAAGCTCGTCAATGACAGCAATGTCTATCCAAGTCCATACGCCACAAAGGGATTGATGGAGTCCATAAAAAATCTTCAGGTTGTAGGAGGCTAACTCACTTGTCGTATAGTGCTCAGTGCTTAGCTGGGGTAGCTCCAGTAGGTTAAGAAGGTTAACCTGTTGATGTGATACGACTTTCATATTTTGCGCTCTGTAATTATGTAGTCATATGCATAATTAAATGTGTTGTCGTTTGCAAacagaaaaggaaagatAGGGGGAAACTGGTGGGGAACTGGGGAAAttggggaagagggaagcagggaaggtggagaaggTGGGGAGACTGGAGAAGGCGGGGAAACTAGGAAGACTCGGGGAAGATAGGGAGACTGGAACAGAGGGCCAAGATGGAGTATGGAAATAGAAGATGGGATGAGAGACGAGAAATGACGAAGCGAGGAAAAAGAGCGCAGCGTATGAGCCGCATGGCGGCACAAAATTTCTGGCTGGCAAAATTAAGCATGGAGTCTGTTAAGCTGCTGCTGGAAGTTGATGTACGACACATTTCGTTATCAGTAATATTATAATATCCAGGGTTCGGTCATGCGCCAAGTTGGGCGAATTACAAATTACGAGTTTATACATTTTAAAATTTGTTATGAGATGGAGGGACGAGCCAGCAATTGTCCCTTGTACACATGTATCCATCATCAATTCCCGAATTTTCATCATTCTCACGAATTCTTATAATAACAATGTATCCTGCACTGGCAGAACCGCAGGGAAGGTACGAGAAACGAAGCGGCGAGGGACAGAATACATGAATGTCTACAAGCGAATTACGTGCGGCTGTTGATGGGTAATGATATAAGTGGCGGAGTCGTATGCGGTTGTTGATGGGCGTGGTGGACGAATCAGAATGGTAATAAAGGCGAAAGTCCAAATGGAGCGGCGAGCAGCCGCCGGGACTGGTCGTGAGGCCCAGACATTCGGGCCAATTGTCGGAAAATCGCTCATTAAGGATTCCACGAAAAAGCCCAGATATAATTGCTCATGAATCATATTTGGGCGTCTTACTGGAGGGATTTGGGAAAACAGTTAATCAAGCTACCAAGTATAGGCCGATAAGCCCAAACAGAGTTATCTGGAACATGATTAAAATAGCATGAGGAAGTTGATCGGACTCCTTCTCCGCACAAAAAGGCACGGAACGCGCCAAGCTGATCCCTGAATTGCCTGCGGCTGCCCCAGGGGGAACGGCAGGAATAACAGGGGCTCGCTTCGCCGAGCGTGCAAACCGCACTAGGACCAAACAAGACCCTTTGGCGCACGATcagaggaaaggaaggagaaagggaaCAATCGCCAAGAGTACGCCGCCCACGTCCCCGTGACGACGAGCGATTGCCGCAGAAAGTTATTATGAGGAGGAGCATTCGCGGACGCTTCTCCACATCCTGCCCCTGACTCCCCACCGTGCCCCCTGCCTCCCCCGAACAAACAAGGTATATACGGCCCCACATTCGAAAGGACAGACTGCCCCAACCCCACTTCTGTTCCCTCATCCATCTCACCAGGCTTTGGCCACCCGTTCTTCCTACCTGTTGCTAGCCCAAGCACCATATCACCGCGATGTCGACGGAAGACTACAAGCCCGACACCATACACGTCGAGAAGACCTCTCTGCCTCGTTCGCCGTCCCACCAGGACATCGACACGAAGGGCGCCGAGGCATCTCACATCGAGGACCAGGGCGCCAAGGGCAAGGAGCACCATACTCCAGCGGTCAACATCATTGAAAACCCTTTGAGAGTGAGTCTTTAGATCGTTCAGTTCCGCAGGAGACTTTCTGGTGACCTGTGTTGGAGAGCGTCCATTCCGTCGCGCATCACATGATTTGATTGCTAATCTCTTCCTTTAGCGCTACTCTCCCGAAAAAGTCGTCGCAGATGCCCACACTTTCGCCAATAGTCACAATCTGGTCGAATATAGCGACCTCTTCGGCCGCGCTGCCCTTGTTGCCCGAGAAGGCAAGCACTTTGACACCATTGATGTGCTCACTCCAGAGGAAAGAGCTGCTCTCGAGTATGAACGAGATCACAAATGGCACGGTCCTTGGATGCTCTGGTACTCCGTTTCTCTCTGTGCTATCGGTGCTGCCACACAAGGTACGTCTTCATCTTGTTATCTCTTCTAACCAGGCTAACCCACAACAGGTTGGGATCAAACCGGTTCAAATGGCGCCAACTTGTCTTACCCCCAGGAATTCGGTATTGCGGGTACGGGCCGAGACGAATGGATTGTCGGTGCAATCAACTCCATCATCTTTTTAACTGCCGGCTGTATTGGTGCATTCATCGTCGACCCTCTTAATCACTACCTCGGTCGTCGAGGTGAAATCTTCCTTACCGCCTGCTGTCTTACCGCCACTCCTATCGCCTCCGGATTCACTCAGTCTTGGCAAGCTCTCTTTGCTGTTCGTTTCGTCATGGGTATTGGTATCGGCGCAAAGAATGCTACTGTTCCCATTTTCTCTGCTGAGCTCGCTCCGGCTAGGGTCCGAGGTGCTTTGGTAATGTTCTGGCAGCTTTGGGTCGTTGCTGGTGGGTACTTGTTCGACCGAATAGGCCAACTCACACATATGCTGATGATAAATAGGTATCTTCCTTGGTTTCGCTGCCAACGTTATCGTCAAGGATACTGGCAAGATTGCCTGGCGTCTTCAACTCGGCTCTGCTTTCATTCCCGCCTTCATCCTCATGCTCGGTATCTGGTTCACCCCTGAATCACCTCGTTGGCTCATGAAGCACGGAAAGTACGACAAGGCATTCCACTCTTTCCTCCGTCTGCGAGCCCACCCTATCATTGCGGCGAGAGACTACTACTACTCTCACGTCATCTACCAGGAAGAGCTCCACTTGGCTAAGGGGTCCAACTATTTCTCCAGGCTGTGGGATTGTTTCAAGGTGCCTAGGATCAGGAGGGCGAATTACGGTGCTTCCACCGTCATGATTGCTCAGCAGATGTGCGGTATCAACAGTACGttttcttccctccccTGGCTGGCTTCAACTCACAATGCTTCTAGTCATCTCATTCTACAGTTCAACTATCTTCACCGACGTCGGTTACACTGATACCCAGGCTCTTTACGCTTCTTTGGGTTACGGTGCCGTCCAAGTCGTGTTCACCATCCCTACACTGTTCCTGATCGATACCGTCGGTCGAAGGAGGTTATGTTTAATTGTAAATCACATTTTTCGACTTTCATATCTCCCAAGGCTAACTTTGAGCAGACCTTCCCCCTTATGTGTGTCTTCCTTCTCGCCGCTGGTCTCTCTCTCCTCAATACCACCGGAAGCACTGCGTCTCAAATTGGCCCTGTCGTACTCTTCGTCTACCTTTTCACCATTTGTTATTCCCTCGGTGAAGGACCCGTCGCTTTCCAGTACTCTGCAGAAGTCTTCCCTACTATTCAGCGAGAACAGGGTATGGCTTGGGCCGTATTCATTAACAACTTCTTTGGTATGTCTTTAAGCGCCCCTGCAGATAACTCAAGCTGACGTCTCCATCTATAGCCGGTGTCCTCAGTATAACTTTCCCTCGTATGCGAACTGTTATGACTTCTACCGGTGCTTTCGGTTTCTATGCGGGTCTTAACTTGGTTGCATGGGccttgatcttcttcttcgttAGGGAGACCAAACAATTGACTTTGGAAGAAATCGATCGTACGTCTTTTTCTACCCACTTTCTCTTTTTAGCGGCAAGCACTAACTCTCCTTGCAGAGGTCTTCTCCGTCCCAACGGCCCAATTTGTATCTTACGAAGCCCGCGTTCGCGTGCCTTGGTTCTTCAAGCGATACTTCCTCTTCCAGAAGCACATTCCCACACCACCTCCTATGATTGGTAGCAcggatgatgatgatgactACAAGAATGAAATGCGGGCGGAGACTTCAATGGAGATGAAGGCGTAGGCGTAGAGGATAGATTCCAGTATTGATTGCGTCTTATATTGTCTTGTGTGTGTTTTGCCTAGTGAACGATAGATTATTGGTTGGATGAGGGTGATAATCTCTAATAGGTAGTTGGAGCATTATCAGCAGGCTTTAGCATGTATCGTTCGTTGCCCATTTGCTTATCGCCTTTTACTTCTACTTGAAGAGAGTCCACGAATAAGTCATCGATGGTAACTGTCACGAGCTTGCACAGAAACTGGACCTCACAGTAAACATAGAACGCATAGAGTATGTAAAGGGTAATTCTATCCTAGATCAATCCTTTCATCGTTCCCTCGAAGATCAGTATTTCGCAAATTACTTTAGCGAAAGGTTCTCGAGATCTCATTACCCGCTCTTGTCTCACCTTACAACAACCCTTCGGCATAAACATATCTCACCAATATATAAGCTTGTCTGATCTTCCAAAACATATATACCATAGCCTTCACTACCAGACAAGTGTCAAGGAAGCACGTACGTATTTCACCACGAGAAATGGCAGTTCAACAAAAAAAGGGGTGATACCACTCTTCAACCGTGCCGTCAGCCACGGATTATTATTCGATAGCTGAGATACGTATGTAAATGATTCGCATCCCTTGAGTAAGATCTCTTCATTTATCCTGGTATAAAGAATGTAGATGGAAACGAAAAGCAAATATCAAATCGAGATTCGTTCATCTCGAACCTAATTTTTGTCGTCTTACCATAGCATAAATTTCTTTCGCTTTTTCGTCGCCGttcattcttctttctgcTACCTGCTATGCTGGTTTTAACCTTTTGGTGTGGAAGAGAAATCAATCTCGTTGGATAGAAATGGTTGCTCAAATTTATTCTTTTAGACAGGACGACGCGAGTA is a window from the Cryptococcus gattii WM276 chromosome L, complete sequence genome containing:
- a CDS encoding Subunit of the heterodimeric FACT complex, putative; Pob3p (Similar to TIGR gene model, INSD accession AAW45161.1; facilitates RNA Polymerase II transcription elongation through nucleosomes by destabilizing and then reassembling nucleosome structure); this encodes MSTVTFENIFHGDSADLGKLRFNPVGFGWKAYQSEENNPTTYNGSDIRHATWFRVARHFQLRLGMRNSEKPRISFDGFKRDDLDKIKRTLQEYFNITLETRDTSLKGWNWGEAQVKGTDLVFQVQGKTAFDVPLSQVANSNIAGKNEVALEFNPSSNYKFDPKDLNKRPPDEMVEMRFYIPGKSMKMAGSDAGSGGEETELDEEGNEVSAADAFHSLIKEKADIGAVVGDSIVVFEDCLILTPRGRFSIEVYTDSIRLVGKSTDHRVPFSSIHRIFLLPKLDDLHVQLVLGLDPPIRQGATRYPFLVAQWPKDEVVNAELNLTDEELTQYPDLEKTYEATTFQVVSRVLKALTGKKVTPPGSLRNAQGLNGIRANVKAVQGELYFLEKGLIFISKQPILIDFSKTDSISFSRVGGGVASARTFDMRVVSKTGGANHVFSAINKQEVGPISSFLQSKNIRLKNEMEEATVDIDEPFSDDDEEMESPSEDERPSKAKNDKSKTVKKSADDDEDESEDEDFEDASSDGGSPSESDSDEDSGMASDASDPMMEELRKKNQAKRAKAKETSGSASEDEKPKKKKAKKEEDE
- a CDS encoding sugar transporter, putative (Similar to TIGR gene model, INSD accession AAW45162.1), with product MSTEDYKPDTIHVEKTSLPRSPSHQDIDTKGAEASHIEDQGAKGKEHHTPAVNIIENPLRRYSPEKVVADAHTFANSHNLVEYSDLFGRAALVAREGKHFDTIDVLTPEERAALEYERDHKWHGPWMLWYSVSLCAIGAATQGWDQTGSNGANLSYPQEFGIAGTGRDEWIVGAINSIIFLTAGCIGAFIVDPLNHYLGRRGEIFLTACCLTATPIASGFTQSWQALFAVRFVMGIGIGAKNATVPIFSAELAPARVRGALVMFWQLWVVAGIFLGFAANVIVKDTGKIAWRLQLGSAFIPAFILMLGIWFTPESPRWLMKHGKYDKAFHSFLRLRAHPIIAARDYYYSHVIYQEELHLAKGSNYFSRLWDCFKVPRIRRANYGASTVMIAQQMCGINIISFYSSTIFTDVGYTDTQALYASLGYGAVQVVFTIPTLFLIDTVGRRRLCLITFPLMCVFLLAAGLSLLNTTGSTASQIGPVVLFVYLFTICYSLGEGPVAFQYSAEVFPTIQREQGMAWAVFINNFFAGVLSITFPRMRTVMTSTGAFGFYAGLNLVAWALIFFFVRETKQLTLEEIDQVFSVPTAQFVSYEARVRVPWFFKRYFLFQKHIPTPPPMIGSTDDDDDYKNEMRRG